A DNA window from Pseudomonas sp. B21-056 contains the following coding sequences:
- a CDS encoding RHS repeat domain-containing protein, whose translation MSMDHGTPRLIAVDPRFLPVRSVDYCRALEREPAQSRVNRSLFDLAGREVKQWDPRLWALQQDDAATPASLSTVYSLSGVVLLAISVDAGQQLDLPGLAGESLRGWDGRGTQRDVIYDDSLRPVAVFEQGSGQPRACVERMKYGAPGQGNHDFNQYGQLIRHDDPAGTLLLESFALTGQSLVLNRRFSLDGAMPDWPASEADRESLLEPGDGALTTWRLGPLGDVLEQIDARGNRQRQALTRDGRLSHSQLLLQGQSQWQSLVSEVDYNAQGQIEREMAGNEVQTTLTYAPEDGWLMERHVRRAGQSLQHLVYAYDPMGNVLGIEDKALSTRYFANQRIDPISRFRYDTLYRLIEASGWEAGAANRGPDSVGRVDPAALSNYRQTYRYDASGNLLELTHVGAQNHGRQLQAARYSNRCLPYRNGVPPTEEEIAAAFDARGNCLVLEGGRTLAWDLRNQLRSVTPIQRESGLNDSEAYVYDGSGLRVRKLRTLQTATRTLAAEVRYLPGLELRADSGTGESLQVITAQGGVNSVRVLHWESTPPSGTNDHYRYGFSDHLGSISLELDHDGRIISREHFYPFGETAFLAGEDAIEVGYKTVRYSGKERDATGLYAYGFRYYVPWLQRWLNPDPAGSVDGLNVYAMVGNNPATFLDTDGRTRGRLDGVEPPPEEKKENSVRARAAMFGATRTSTEPPGRTNTLPPTEKPPSVSVPMFGRRLPADLKPLASASEGFAQEQKEGQAGELSTGDVSISFKKATIVRNRMEVTVDRLTVVFHRKFELVEGKRLPQWPTGYELLPSQDWANEEGIEEYEKFHVLEGAERERAVALIKAKDPTALKVGLGTPTFAYDSGAKVITLKDGHHRFIAAARLGRAIELDSSLVPTSKLKWRDLKFSTKRPLKV comes from the coding sequence ATGAGCATGGATCACGGTACGCCGAGGCTGATTGCGGTTGATCCCAGGTTCCTGCCGGTCCGTTCGGTCGACTATTGCCGTGCGCTCGAACGGGAACCTGCGCAATCGCGGGTCAACCGCAGCCTTTTCGACCTGGCCGGACGCGAGGTCAAGCAGTGGGATCCACGATTGTGGGCCCTGCAACAGGACGATGCGGCGACGCCTGCCAGTCTCTCGACGGTGTATTCGCTGTCCGGTGTCGTGCTGCTTGCGATCAGCGTCGATGCGGGCCAGCAACTCGATCTGCCTGGGCTCGCCGGTGAAAGCTTGCGGGGCTGGGATGGGCGGGGTACGCAGCGCGACGTGATCTACGACGATTCGCTCCGTCCGGTGGCGGTGTTCGAACAAGGCAGCGGGCAACCGCGCGCCTGTGTCGAACGTATGAAGTATGGCGCTCCGGGCCAGGGCAACCACGATTTCAATCAATATGGGCAATTGATCCGTCACGATGACCCGGCGGGTACCTTGCTGCTGGAATCCTTTGCGCTGACAGGCCAAAGCCTTGTCCTGAACCGTCGTTTCAGCCTGGATGGGGCCATGCCGGACTGGCCGGCGTCGGAAGCCGATCGCGAATCCCTGCTCGAGCCTGGCGACGGCGCCTTGACGACGTGGCGCCTTGGTCCGCTGGGCGATGTGCTGGAGCAGATTGACGCCAGGGGTAATCGGCAGCGTCAGGCCCTGACCCGCGATGGCCGGCTGTCCCACAGCCAATTGCTGTTACAGGGCCAGAGCCAGTGGCAGTCGCTGGTGAGTGAGGTCGACTATAACGCCCAGGGCCAGATCGAACGGGAAATGGCCGGCAACGAGGTACAGACCACGCTGACTTACGCCCCTGAAGACGGATGGCTGATGGAGCGCCATGTCCGGCGTGCCGGTCAGTCGTTGCAACACCTGGTCTATGCCTACGACCCCATGGGCAACGTGTTGGGCATCGAGGACAAGGCCCTGTCGACGCGCTACTTCGCCAACCAGCGCATCGACCCGATCAGTCGTTTCCGTTATGACACCCTCTATCGACTGATCGAGGCCAGCGGATGGGAGGCGGGCGCTGCGAACCGAGGACCTGATTCCGTGGGGCGCGTCGACCCGGCCGCGCTCAGCAACTACCGGCAGACCTACCGCTATGATGCAAGCGGCAACCTGCTGGAGTTGACCCACGTCGGGGCGCAGAACCATGGCCGCCAGTTGCAAGCGGCTCGCTACAGCAATCGTTGCCTGCCGTACCGTAACGGCGTGCCGCCGACAGAAGAGGAGATCGCTGCGGCGTTCGATGCGCGGGGTAACTGCCTGGTGCTGGAGGGCGGCCGGACCCTGGCCTGGGACTTGCGCAACCAGTTGCGCTCGGTCACTCCGATCCAGCGTGAATCGGGGCTCAATGACAGCGAGGCCTATGTCTACGATGGCAGCGGCCTGCGCGTGCGCAAGCTTCGCACACTGCAAACCGCAACCCGGACCCTCGCCGCCGAGGTGCGTTATCTCCCGGGGCTGGAACTGCGCGCCGACAGCGGCACCGGGGAATCACTGCAGGTCATCACCGCCCAGGGCGGAGTCAACAGCGTTCGGGTACTGCACTGGGAAAGTACGCCGCCTTCAGGCACGAATGACCACTATCGGTATGGTTTTTCCGACCACTTGGGTTCGATCAGCCTTGAGCTTGACCACGACGGGCGGATCATCAGCCGGGAACACTTCTACCCCTTCGGCGAGACGGCGTTCCTGGCGGGGGAGGATGCGATCGAGGTGGGTTACAAGACTGTCCGATACTCGGGTAAGGAGCGGGATGCGACGGGGCTTTATGCCTATGGTTTCAGGTACTACGTACCGTGGTTGCAGCGTTGGCTGAATCCTGACCCGGCGGGGAGTGTGGATGGTCTGAATGTTTACGCGATGGTGGGAAATAATCCAGCCACGTTCCTGGATACCGACGGCCGTACGAGAGGGAGACTCGATGGCGTGGAACCTCCACCGGAGGAGAAGAAAGAAAACTCAGTAAGAGCTCGGGCCGCCATGTTCGGTGCAACCAGGACTTCGACTGAGCCCCCCGGGCGAACCAACACCCTTCCCCCGACTGAAAAGCCGCCGTCCGTATCGGTGCCCATGTTTGGTAGGCGCCTACCTGCGGATTTGAAACCGCTGGCCAGCGCAAGCGAGGGTTTTGCACAAGAGCAAAAAGAGGGGCAGGCGGGTGAGTTATCAACCGGCGACGTTTCGATCAGTTTCAAAAAGGCAACGATTGTCAGGAATCGGATGGAAGTAACGGTAGATCGGCTGACCGTGGTGTTCCACAGGAAATTCGAATTGGTCGAAGGGAAAAGGCTACCCCAATGGCCGACAGGGTATGAACTGCTTCCCAGTCAGGACTGGGCCAATGAAGAAGGGATCGAAGAGTACGAGAAATTTCACGTCCTGGAAGGCGCGGAACGTGAGAGGGCAGTGGCCTTGATCAAGGCGAAAGATCCAACGGCGCTCAAGGTCGGCTTGGGAACGCCTACCTTCGCCTACGACAGTGGTGCAAAAGTCATTACCCTGAAGGACGGTCATCATCGCTTCATCGCAGCAGCGAGACTGGGTCGGGCAATCGAATTGGACAGCTCTCTTGTACCGACTTCCAAGCTGAAGTGGCGAGATCTGAAGTTCAGTACCAAAAGGCCGCTGAAAGTCTGA
- a CDS encoding multidrug transporter has product MLIGVLLVITWLILLLRYPAKALPVSLAAFVGLGLVAAWVVWQENRETRQLARLELRITYAPERCPADRPLLLNMNNGNDVPLVELRWRIAAYAPGDTINLADTPYSAPRYRGPGHLQAGKDWQDCLPLPSLRPGYRPQSLEFRAERLQGSFSD; this is encoded by the coding sequence ATGCTTATCGGCGTCTTGCTGGTCATTACCTGGCTGATCCTGCTGCTGCGCTATCCGGCCAAGGCACTGCCGGTGTCCCTGGCAGCGTTCGTCGGCCTGGGGCTGGTCGCCGCCTGGGTGGTCTGGCAGGAAAACCGTGAAACCCGGCAACTGGCACGCCTGGAGCTGCGCATTACCTACGCCCCCGAACGCTGCCCCGCCGACCGCCCGCTGTTGCTGAACATGAACAACGGCAACGACGTACCGTTGGTTGAGCTGCGCTGGCGAATCGCGGCCTATGCCCCCGGCGATACCATCAACCTGGCCGACACGCCCTACAGCGCACCGCGCTACCGGGGCCCCGGCCATTTGCAGGCGGGCAAGGACTGGCAGGATTGCCTGCCCCTGCCGTCCCTGCGACCCGGCTACCGCCCGCAGTCCCTGGAGTTTCGCGCCGAGCGATTGCAGGGTAGTTTTTCCGACTGA
- a CDS encoding SDR family oxidoreductase yields MPVALITGCSSGIGRALADAFKAAGFQVWASARKAEDVAQLSAAGFTAVQLDVNDGPALAQLSERINQQHGGLDVLINNAGYGAMGPLLDGGVPALQRQFETNVFAIVGVTRALFPVLRQAKGLVVNIGSVSGVLVTPFAGAYCASKAAVHALSDALRMELAPFGIRVMEVQPGAIASSFATNAGHEAEQLIHEQSPWWPLRDGIRARAKASQDNPTPASEFATGLLNAVQQPRPPRLLRLGNGSRALPLMAGLLPKGLLEKGLMKRFGLGGSL; encoded by the coding sequence ATGCCCGTTGCGTTGATTACCGGATGTTCCAGCGGCATCGGCCGCGCCCTCGCCGATGCGTTCAAGGCCGCCGGATTCCAGGTCTGGGCCAGTGCCCGCAAAGCCGAGGACGTCGCCCAACTCAGCGCCGCCGGGTTCACCGCGGTGCAATTGGACGTGAACGATGGCCCGGCGCTGGCGCAATTGAGCGAACGGATCAACCAGCAGCACGGCGGTCTCGATGTGCTGATCAATAACGCCGGTTACGGTGCCATGGGTCCGCTGCTGGACGGTGGCGTGCCGGCCCTGCAACGGCAGTTCGAAACCAATGTGTTCGCCATCGTCGGCGTGACCCGGGCGTTGTTCCCGGTACTGCGCCAGGCCAAGGGGCTGGTGGTGAATATCGGCAGTGTTTCCGGTGTGCTGGTGACACCGTTCGCCGGCGCGTACTGCGCCTCGAAGGCCGCCGTGCATGCCTTGAGCGATGCGCTGCGCATGGAACTGGCGCCCTTCGGCATCCGCGTGATGGAGGTGCAGCCCGGCGCCATTGCCTCGAGCTTTGCGACAAACGCCGGGCATGAAGCCGAACAGTTGATCCACGAACAATCGCCCTGGTGGCCCCTGCGCGACGGCATCCGCGCCCGGGCCAAGGCCTCCCAGGACAACCCCACCCCAGCCAGCGAATTCGCCACCGGGCTGCTCAACGCCGTGCAACAACCCAGGCCACCACGCCTGCTGCGCCTGGGCAACGGCAGCCGGGCGTTGCCGTTGATGGCGGGATTACTACCCAAGGGGTTACTGGAAAAAGGCTTGATGAAACGGTTCGGGCTGGGTGGGTCGCTGTGA
- a CDS encoding HlyD family secretion protein: MKKFFSLLATLLVLALALWIGRALWVHYMNTPWTRDGRVRADIINVAADVSGEVVDVPVRDNQRVKQGDLLMRIDPEHYRIAVKQAQSLVASRKATWEMRKVNAHRRADLDSLVISRENRDDASNIADSALADYQQAQAQLEAAELNLSRTEVRAAVDGYVTNLNVHRGDYARIGEAKMALVDMNSFWVYGFFEETKLPKVRIGDPAQLQLMSGEVLKGHVESISRGIYDRDNPVSRELIADVNPTFNWVRLAQRVPVRVHLDEVPDGVLLAAGMTCTVVVEPQAGS; the protein is encoded by the coding sequence ATGAAAAAGTTTTTCAGCCTGCTTGCGACGCTGCTGGTGCTGGCCCTGGCGCTGTGGATCGGTCGTGCGCTGTGGGTGCACTACATGAATACCCCCTGGACTCGCGATGGCCGGGTACGCGCCGACATCATCAACGTCGCCGCCGATGTCAGTGGCGAGGTGGTGGACGTGCCGGTGCGTGACAATCAGCGGGTGAAACAGGGTGACCTGCTGATGCGCATCGACCCCGAGCATTACCGCATCGCGGTCAAGCAGGCGCAGTCCCTGGTGGCATCGCGCAAGGCCACCTGGGAGATGCGCAAGGTCAATGCGCACCGGCGCGCGGACCTGGACAGCCTGGTGATCTCCCGGGAAAACCGCGACGACGCCAGCAACATCGCCGATTCGGCGTTGGCCGATTACCAGCAGGCCCAGGCGCAACTGGAGGCGGCCGAATTGAACCTGTCGCGCACTGAAGTTCGCGCTGCCGTGGATGGCTACGTCACCAACCTCAACGTGCACCGCGGCGACTATGCGCGCATCGGCGAAGCGAAGATGGCGCTGGTCGATATGAATTCGTTCTGGGTCTATGGCTTCTTCGAGGAAACCAAGCTGCCCAAGGTGCGGATCGGTGACCCGGCACAGTTGCAGTTGATGAGCGGCGAGGTGCTCAAGGGCCATGTGGAAAGCATCTCCCGCGGGATCTACGACCGCGACAACCCGGTCAGCCGCGAGTTGATCGCCGACGTGAACCCGACCTTCAACTGGGTGCGCCTGGCCCAGCGGGTGCCGGTGCGGGTTCATCTCGACGAAGTGCCGGACGGCGTGCTGCTGGCGGCGGGGATGACCTGCACGGTGGTGGTCGAGCCCCAGGCCGGCAGTTGA
- a CDS encoding DUF1656 domain-containing protein has product MPREIAFHGVYMPTLTLLFFLAAALAWALDRFLSGLDLYRFFWHPALLRLSLFTCLFGALALTVYR; this is encoded by the coding sequence ATGCCCCGTGAAATCGCCTTCCATGGCGTGTACATGCCCACCCTGACCTTGCTGTTTTTCCTCGCCGCGGCGCTGGCCTGGGCCCTGGATCGCTTCCTGTCGGGGCTGGACCTGTATCGCTTCTTCTGGCACCCGGCGCTGCTGCGCCTGAGTCTGTTTACCTGCCTGTTCGGCGCGCTGGCGCTGACGGTCTACCGTTGA
- a CDS encoding FUSC family protein has translation MTSLMTPVRWLHRLEWRRGFFDWARSDGVTWVYIFKVLFAAFLTLWLAMRLELPQPRTAMITVFIVMQPQSGQVFAKSFYRFLGTLVGSAVMVALIALFAQNTEWFLGCLTLWVGVCTAGAARYRNFRAYGFVLAGYTAAMIGLPALAHPEGAFMAALWRVLEISLGILCATLVSAAILPQTASAAMRNALYQRFGVFALFVTDGLRGRSQRDAFEAANVRFIAEAVGLESLRSVTVFEDPHMRRRNGRLNRLNSEFMGITTRFNALHQLLERLRASAVDHGVDAIKPGLQNLAELLDGFSGRALTDLDAARLAEALARYKADLPAQVRQWRAVFQATDPSDAQWLDFHTACELLYRFVDDLHGYALTHASLAEHRHERERWDEPFVSQTNWLSAAASGLRAGFILLVLGSYWVATAWPSGATMTMIAAATVGLSAATPNPKHMAFQMACGTLLGALVGFVEMFFIFPLIDGFPLLCVMLAPVIMFGSFLSSRPQYAGVGLGLLIFFCTGSVPDNLTVYNPYAFINDYLAMILGMLVCAAAGAIILPPNSRWLWRRLEQDLREQVVFAISGRLKGLASGFESRTRDLLHQAYGLAAGQPEVQRDLLRWMFVVLEVGHGIIELRKEQAILPVHPAYAESQPWRQAIRLMGRALVRLFRQPSQSNLERALVAVDQAICRVQATDEPFAAHFDTSALRRVKSYLHFIRTSLLDPQSPMAAFAAALPQDRQHAP, from the coding sequence ATGACCTCTTTGATGACCCCGGTACGCTGGCTCCACCGCCTCGAATGGCGCCGCGGTTTCTTCGACTGGGCCCGCAGCGATGGGGTGACCTGGGTCTACATCTTCAAGGTGTTGTTCGCCGCGTTCCTGACGTTGTGGCTGGCGATGCGCCTGGAGCTGCCGCAACCGCGCACCGCCATGATCACCGTGTTCATCGTCATGCAGCCCCAGAGTGGCCAGGTGTTCGCCAAGAGTTTCTACCGTTTTCTTGGCACGCTGGTCGGTTCGGCGGTGATGGTGGCGCTGATCGCGCTGTTCGCCCAGAACACCGAATGGTTCTTGGGCTGCCTGACCCTCTGGGTCGGTGTCTGCACGGCGGGCGCGGCGCGTTATCGCAACTTCCGGGCCTACGGTTTTGTGCTGGCCGGCTACACCGCGGCGATGATCGGCCTGCCGGCCCTGGCCCATCCGGAAGGGGCGTTCATGGCGGCGCTCTGGCGGGTGCTGGAGATTTCCCTGGGCATTCTCTGTGCCACCCTGGTCAGTGCCGCGATCCTGCCGCAAACCGCCAGCGCGGCCATGCGCAACGCCTTGTACCAGCGCTTTGGGGTGTTCGCGCTGTTCGTCACCGATGGTTTGCGCGGGCGCAGCCAGCGGGATGCATTCGAGGCCGCCAACGTGCGTTTCATTGCCGAGGCCGTGGGCCTGGAGAGCCTGCGCAGCGTGACGGTATTCGAAGACCCGCACATGCGTCGGCGCAATGGTCGGCTCAACCGTCTGAACAGTGAGTTCATGGGCATCACCACGCGCTTCAATGCCTTGCACCAGTTGCTCGAGCGCCTGCGAGCCAGTGCCGTCGATCATGGGGTGGACGCCATCAAACCCGGCCTGCAGAACCTCGCCGAATTGCTGGACGGCTTCAGCGGGCGGGCCTTGACCGACCTGGACGCGGCGCGTCTGGCCGAAGCCCTGGCCCGCTACAAGGCGGATTTGCCGGCACAGGTCCGCCAGTGGCGGGCGGTGTTCCAGGCAACAGACCCGAGCGACGCGCAGTGGCTGGATTTCCACACCGCCTGTGAATTGCTCTATCGCTTCGTCGATGATCTGCACGGTTACGCCTTGACCCATGCGTCCCTGGCCGAGCACCGTCACGAGCGCGAGCGTTGGGACGAGCCGTTCGTATCGCAGACCAATTGGCTGTCTGCCGCGGCTTCGGGGTTGCGCGCCGGCTTCATCCTGCTGGTGCTGGGCAGCTATTGGGTTGCCACGGCCTGGCCGAGCGGCGCGACCATGACGATGATCGCCGCCGCCACGGTGGGTTTGTCGGCGGCCACGCCGAACCCCAAGCACATGGCCTTCCAGATGGCTTGCGGGACGTTGCTCGGGGCGCTGGTAGGATTCGTCGAGATGTTCTTCATCTTTCCGCTGATCGACGGGTTCCCGTTGCTCTGCGTGATGTTGGCGCCGGTGATCATGTTTGGCTCGTTCCTCAGTTCCCGGCCGCAATACGCCGGGGTCGGGCTTGGGTTGCTGATCTTTTTCTGCACGGGCTCGGTGCCCGACAACCTGACGGTGTACAACCCCTACGCCTTTATCAACGATTACCTTGCGATGATCCTCGGCATGCTGGTGTGCGCGGCCGCCGGGGCGATCATCCTGCCGCCCAACAGCCGTTGGCTGTGGCGCCGCCTCGAACAGGATCTGCGCGAGCAAGTGGTGTTTGCCATCAGCGGCAGGCTCAAGGGGCTGGCGTCGGGCTTCGAGAGCCGCACCCGCGACCTGTTGCACCAGGCCTACGGGTTGGCGGCGGGACAACCCGAGGTGCAACGGGACCTGTTGCGCTGGATGTTCGTAGTGCTGGAGGTCGGTCACGGGATTATCGAGTTGCGCAAGGAGCAGGCGATCCTGCCGGTGCACCCGGCCTATGCCGAGAGCCAGCCGTGGCGCCAGGCCATCCGCCTGATGGGACGGGCGCTGGTGCGGCTGTTCCGCCAGCCGAGCCAGAGCAATCTGGAGCGTGCACTGGTGGCGGTGGACCAGGCCATCTGTCGCGTGCAGGCCACCGATGAACCGTTCGCCGCGCATTTCGACACCTCGGCCCTGCGCCGGGTGAAGAGCTACCTGCATTTCATCCGCACTTCGCTGTTGGACCCGCAATCGCCCATGGCGGCCTTCGCCGCTGCGCTGCCCCAGGACCGTCAACATGCCCCGTGA
- a CDS encoding efflux transporter outer membrane subunit, whose translation MPRCISRELKTLSVWALSLTLGGCIGTGGIAPQGEALSASQLSTDDAIREAVRDAHWPTRQWWKAYGDPQLDRWIDLAVQDSPSLAMAAARVRQARAMAGVAEAAESPQVNGQATLKRHNWPSDQFYGPGELADTTTWDNNAGLGLSYALDLWGRERNASERAVDLAHASVAEARQAQLELQNNIVQAYVRFALHYAQRDIVAATLRQQEQILDLAQKRLDGGIGTHFEVSQAQAPLPETHRQLDAVDEAIALSRNQLAALASKGPGAGAGLQRPALVLGAPLKLPSALPAELLGQRPDVVAGRWQVAAQARGIDVARAGFYPNVDLVGSLGYMATGGGALEFLTGKKLTYSVGPAVTLPIFDGGRLRSQLGEAAAGYDVAVAHYNQTLVNALKSISDQLIRRESMDKQQVFAAESVAAAQRTYDIALVAFQRGLTDYLNVLNAQSLLFKQQQVQQQVEAARLSAHAGLVTALGGGLEAGSDVPDTTTLSLSR comes from the coding sequence GTGCCGCGTTGCATCAGCAGAGAGCTGAAGACTCTCAGTGTTTGGGCTTTATCGTTGACTCTCGGCGGGTGCATCGGGACGGGAGGAATCGCACCCCAGGGCGAGGCATTGTCAGCCAGTCAACTGAGCACCGATGACGCGATCCGCGAGGCCGTCCGCGATGCCCATTGGCCCACCCGCCAGTGGTGGAAAGCCTATGGCGACCCGCAACTGGACCGCTGGATCGACCTGGCCGTGCAGGACAGTCCGAGCCTGGCGATGGCCGCCGCCCGGGTACGGCAGGCCAGGGCCATGGCCGGTGTGGCCGAGGCCGCCGAGTCGCCGCAGGTCAATGGCCAGGCGACCCTCAAGCGCCATAACTGGCCCTCCGATCAGTTCTACGGCCCGGGCGAACTGGCCGACACCACCACCTGGGACAACAACGCCGGCCTGGGCCTGAGCTATGCCCTGGACCTGTGGGGGCGCGAGCGTAACGCCAGCGAGCGGGCGGTCGACCTGGCCCACGCCAGCGTCGCCGAGGCACGGCAGGCGCAGCTGGAGTTGCAGAACAACATCGTGCAGGCCTACGTCCGCTTTGCGCTGCACTACGCCCAGCGCGATATCGTCGCCGCGACCCTGCGCCAGCAGGAGCAGATTCTCGACCTGGCGCAAAAGCGCCTCGACGGCGGCATCGGCACGCATTTCGAAGTCAGCCAGGCCCAGGCACCGTTGCCTGAAACCCATCGTCAACTCGACGCCGTCGACGAAGCCATTGCCTTGAGCCGCAATCAACTGGCGGCACTGGCGAGCAAGGGACCGGGGGCGGGCGCGGGTCTGCAACGGCCGGCCCTGGTCCTTGGTGCACCGTTGAAGCTGCCGTCGGCGTTGCCCGCCGAGCTGCTGGGCCAGCGTCCGGATGTGGTTGCCGGTCGCTGGCAAGTGGCGGCCCAGGCACGGGGCATCGACGTCGCCAGGGCCGGTTTCTATCCCAATGTCGACCTGGTGGGTAGTCTGGGCTACATGGCCACGGGCGGCGGGGCGCTGGAGTTCCTGACGGGCAAGAAGCTGACCTACAGCGTCGGGCCGGCCGTCACCCTGCCGATCTTCGACGGCGGGCGCCTGCGTTCGCAGTTGGGCGAGGCGGCGGCCGGTTATGACGTCGCCGTGGCGCACTACAACCAGACGCTGGTGAACGCGCTCAAGAGCATTTCCGACCAGTTGATCCGTCGCGAGTCCATGGACAAGCAACAGGTCTTCGCCGCCGAGTCCGTGGCCGCTGCGCAACGCACCTACGACATTGCGTTGGTGGCGTTCCAGCGCGGGCTGACGGACTACCTCAACGTACTCAACGCCCAGAGCCTATTGTTCAAGCAGCAACAGGTGCAGCAGCAAGTGGAGGCTGCGCGCCTCAGTGCCCATGCCGGTCTGGTGACGGCGCTGGGCGGCGGACTGGAGGCCGGCAGTGATGTACCTGACACCACGACGCTGAGTCTCTCCCGGTGA
- a CDS encoding LysR family transcriptional regulator — protein sequence MDTLQNMRAFCCVAEAGSFTAAAVQLDTTTANVSRAVSNLEAHLQTRLLNRTTRRIALTEAGKRYLLRCEQILAYVEEAEAEASDAHARPAGQLKVHTMTGIGQHFVIDAIARYRKTHPDVTFDLTLANRVPDILDEGYDVSIVLASELPDSGFVSQRLGITYSIVCASPAYVKANGCPQKPVELLNHACLRLVSPVIPLEKWVFDGPEGQEMVTINQSPFLVNSADAMKTAITSGMGVGVLPVYAAIEGLRNGTLVRVMPNYRSQELNLYAIYPSRQYLDAKIKTWVEYLRGSLPEILTAHQAELTAYELSGSLTGARAAN from the coding sequence ATGGACACCTTGCAAAACATGCGTGCGTTCTGCTGTGTTGCCGAAGCCGGCAGTTTCACCGCCGCCGCCGTGCAGCTCGATACCACTACAGCCAACGTCTCGCGTGCGGTTTCCAATCTGGAAGCCCATCTGCAAACCCGCCTGCTCAACCGCACCACCCGCCGTATTGCCCTGACCGAAGCCGGCAAACGCTATCTGTTGCGTTGCGAGCAGATCCTGGCCTATGTCGAGGAAGCCGAAGCCGAGGCCAGCGACGCCCATGCCCGACCAGCCGGGCAGTTGAAGGTCCATACCATGACCGGCATCGGCCAGCATTTCGTGATCGACGCCATCGCCCGCTATCGCAAGACCCATCCGGACGTGACCTTCGACCTGACCCTGGCCAACCGCGTACCGGACATCCTGGATGAGGGCTATGACGTCTCCATCGTGCTGGCCAGCGAATTGCCGGATTCGGGTTTTGTTTCCCAACGCCTGGGCATCACCTACAGCATCGTCTGCGCCTCACCCGCCTACGTGAAGGCCAACGGTTGCCCACAGAAGCCCGTCGAGCTGCTCAACCACGCTTGCCTGCGCCTGGTCAGCCCGGTCATTCCGCTGGAGAAATGGGTGTTCGACGGCCCGGAAGGCCAGGAAATGGTCACCATCAACCAGTCACCGTTCCTGGTGAACTCCGCCGACGCCATGAAAACCGCGATCACCAGCGGCATGGGCGTGGGGGTATTGCCGGTCTATGCGGCCATCGAAGGCCTGCGCAACGGCACGCTGGTGCGGGTAATGCCCAATTACCGCTCCCAGGAACTGAATCTCTACGCCATCTACCCTTCGCGCCAATACCTGGATGCGAAGATCAAGACCTGGGTCGAGTACCTGCGAGGTTCGCTGCCGGAAATCCTGACAGCGCACCAGGCGGAGCTGACGGCGTATGAGTTGAGCGGAAGTCTGACGGGCGCGCGAGCCGCGAATTGA